Sequence from the Cryptococcus neoformans var. neoformans JEC21 chromosome 1, complete sequence genome:
GCCTTTTGTTTTGCAAGCTATATACATATAACATGCGTGGAAAGACTTGCCTGAAGCAGGGCGCTTTGCCAGGAAGTCTTGTGGACGTCAGGGCCCCACATGCCGAGGACATCCTCGCTCTCATGCACCTAGAAGGAGGTCATGAGCATGTATTTTTCCCCACAGTTTTGCGGTATATATTCTATATGTTTCTATATAGCAGCACAAAACTTACTACTTCACCAAAGTTCTTGCGCTCCTGGATATCCCACCAGCCGAAAGGGTATCGATTCTGCAAAGACACATTGGGGAGTTGAGGGTAGCCGTTCACTGTCCATCCGGAATAGTGTTAGTGTTGGTTTGGAGTAGACGGCAGTCGTATGCCGACAGTACAAGAGCAGAGACGTACATTGCGGGTCGACCTCCTCTCCGGTGGGCAAGGGAAAGTTCTCGTTTGCGATGGTGAGCTttgtggaggaggacgcGAGACGGGAAGCGATGGGAGCGATGCGAGATGCTGCTGGGCGGGCTGTGCGGAGGAGGGCTGGGGCGAACATGGTGGGTGTATGAGTGTGGGTGTGGGTGTATGAGTGGACGACGAAAGGGAGCATCGGTGCAAATGCACAAACCGGATTCGCAGACGCTTTTGGTGGATAGGCGCGGGGAGGGGGAGTGGAATAGGCAGGCGGGGGTAGGCACGGGAGTGGGATTCGAGGCGTGATGTTGTGGATTATTTTTGTTTTTGAGTTGTTGTTGCAGCTGCAGCCACAGATCGCCCGCGATGTCTCTCCGTCTCCGTGAGTAGGCGTTTTGGCACTCCCCCCCGCACTGACCCCCCGCAGCGAGCCAGAACAAGTTCAAACCCGTGGCCCGGCCGCCCCAGCGCAAGCCCCCCACGGCCGCCCCCCGCCAGTCGCTCTCCCTCCTCGATGCCGCAGCTCGCCCGCCCACCGCTGCCCCCCGCCCGCCCTCCGAGTCACCGCGGCCGCCGACGCCGCCGACAGCCGGATTCCCACCCACACTGACCACAGCCACGCAGCCCGCCGACCCCTCGGGACTCCCTCCCACGCTGGCCACAGCACTCGAGTCCTCTCCGCCCGTCGTAGACCCCGTCCTGCTCGCCGAAGAGGCCGTCgcttccatttcttcctccatgcCGCCTCCAAGCGGCGAGATACGGCGCAAAGCGCCTCGACGGAGGAGAATACCTGCTGCCAGTACCGAAGCATCCAAAAAGAAACGGGCGGGGAAGATCCCGGGCACGGCAGCGTCGACACCTCAAGCTGCGTCGGACGACGATTCTGTCAGCCAAGCAGGATCCAAACGAGCGGCTTCAGTGctcgacgacgacgacgagacGTCACTAGCGGGgtcagtctcttcttcgcgtGCGGGCTCCCTTGCTCCGGGGCGCGCAAAGCGTGCGAAAACTTCCCGGGGCCCTCGGGTCGCTACGATTGCCCTCACCGATGTAGAGCCCGAAGAAATGGTAGGCAGTCCGGTTACGGAAGAGATGACCATGGGCGACCTCGCCACCGTACTCGTCTCGGAAGGCCGGGTATCCTCCCGCGCTATCAAGATTGACGAATTTCGACGAGCAGAAAtgctcaagaagaaggaggttgcTCAAAAGCGTGCCGAGGAAACTTGGAAGCGTAATCAGATCAAGAGACGTAAAGTCCGTGCTGCTCAAAACAAGGATAgggcaaagagaagagaagaaattAGGAAACAAGGCGgggacgagaaggatgtCTCTCCCGATGAGATGGACTCTGACGAAGAGTTTGAGGTGGCTCCCGAGAGACTTACACCCCCGCGATCGTCCTCGGAAGAAGCGGGAGAGCGTGCGGCAGCAGGCTTTGGCcaaggcgatgaagaggacggaGCGGTCGACTCGGATGTGCAAGATGTGGCTGTAGACAATGGCCCCCTTGACGAAGAGGACCAGGCGTTTGAAAACATGTTTGGCGATAACGCCCGTCCCAACTCCCTTGCTCCCGAAGACAATGCAGTTATCGCgaatgaggaggaggaggacgcCGCCACGGCCGCCCTTCGCGCTGCTGGCTTCACCGTCACAGATGATCCTGTATCTCCCCGGTCTAATGATGACGGGTGGGGTGGTCCTGGTGGAGCGGAAGAGTTTGATGTCGCCGATTATCGATTAGCATTGCAAGAAAAACGACTTCGAGAGTTTAGGGAAcgtgaggaggaggatggtgatgtGGTGGAAGTTGACGATGAAACGCGTTTTGTCAATTCGGCGACGTACGGAAAGAATAGGAAATCACAGAGATGGTCAAAGATGGAAACAGAGCTGTTCTACGAGGTAcatctcctttttcctttggtaCGACTATCACTATAACTATGACTGACTGACTTTTGTCGGGTACAGATCCTGGGCGAGACTGGCGAAAACTATACTCTGATGAAGGCATATTTCCCCGGCCGTGATATCCGTTCACTTCGACTGAAAGGTGCGCGGGAAAACAAGGTGAATCCGGAAAAAATGACAGCTGCCATCATGGCGCGCAAACCACTcggtgagttttttttctaatttttttttctatTCTTTTCTGTCTCTCTCTCGGGAATTCGGAAAACCACGCGCGCCGGAACCTTGTATTTTTGCTGAAATTTTATAAATTGTGTGGTTACAGATAAAGATTACCTGGCGAAATCCGCGGGATACGATGCGAGTCGATCGTGggacaaggaagaagcccTCTTTGAGGAAGCCAAGGCCGATGTCGAGAGGTTGCGGAAACTCGATAGCGAACAACCGCTCGGGAAAGATGTCGAAGATCTGGATGAGCAGTCTGGAGATATGATGGAAGcagacgatgatgatggtttGCAGAGgattgaggagatggatgtggaagaagaggaagggaaaagtgaagatggaaaCGACGAGTAGGAGTTCATGGAGATATTTGAATGAGGACTAAAGTATAAAGAGTATAATTCGATTTTCGATCGTGATTAAAAGATATTGCTTTAGAGAGTAAAAAGCTAAAAAATTGAGAAATTTGTAGAAGCTTCATTTCCGGGTTTATTTGGTGTTGTATGCTTCAAAGTGTTCCGACTTTTTGAGTCTATAGTATGTATGTTTGTTTGTGATACTACCCCAACAATAATACAGTACGGGGATGCGAGTTACATGTCACTCGTCGCTATCCATCTACATCAACATTTCGTCTCGTAATAATCTATCTTTCATTCCATATCATCGGCAATCAAAAAGCGGCAGCTCTCTCCCCCGCCTACACGCTCGCACCTGCCCCATCCATCTCACTCTCACAAATACCATTTCCCACCCAACcgcactcttcttcctcacctACAAGTTTCCATCCGACTTCTCCGGCCCAAGACCACCcgtcttccctctcttcgACTTGAACCCTACCCAGCTTTTGTTCAGAAGCTGATTTGGGCAAATCCTTGATAACCCCACGCAAGAATTCGATCGTAGGTCGAACATGCCATCGACGGTGTCTATCAGGTCCAAAGGGGGAAGGCGAATCAAAACTGCCCAAGTGTCCGCCTTGTGCGACTCCCGCAAGTATCATGTGCGATGAAGCGCGGACTGCAGAATAGGGAAGGCAGTCTGAATCGTAAAAAGTTAGCtaagaaaaagaaaaagaaaaggatttAAAAGACAAGCGTCATAAAGGACTAACCACCTGATACTATGGGATCATCGAGAGCAGAAATAGCCAGCGTCGGCCTGGAACACCAATCAATATGCGTACCCAGTATCATGAGGGAAAACCTTATACTCACCTCTTGATGCGACCTATCCATCCACTGGGACAAGCCCACTCCAGGAACTGGTCCATGCCTTCAAAGGGGAAGCAAGGCGCACTGCCGCCGACTTTTGTGACTACTAATTCGGTCACTTTACTGGCACGAAGTGTCCATTTATACTTGACTGAAGAGGATAGGGAAAGGATTTCTGGAATGTTGACATGTAAAGGCgacgatggagatgatAGCGGTGAAGGGGGAAGTAAATGGGGAGAGATGGACTTGAGAATTTTGCGAGCCATTGTAAGGGAATAGAGGCGAGGGAACAGATGGGCAGAGTCTAGTCTTGTAATGGTTGATTCAGCATAAAAAGGTGATTGATGAGGGAGCACTGGTACTTACTTGGCGCTCATCGCCTTTAGCTCCAAAGGACAGTAGAGGACAACAGCGGCTCGCAAACGACTTTTATCGCCCTGCTCACCGAGGTATCTCGTCATAACCGCTGCGCCAAGGGAGAAGCCGACTCCGAGTAAAGGGGCATCGGGGAATAGACTGGCGAGATATGTTGTAGCCGTGTGATTGTCAATGGTGTTGCCGGAGCAATAAAGGTGAGGAGAAGTCAGTGGAGTTGAGGCACATCCACGGAACTATGGATCGGTTAGTGTCTTTCCGTGTGTTCAACTCTATATGATCTACTTACATTGACTACAGCTGCTCGTCCACCTAGACCTCCTTCAGCGATAGGCTTGGTGAGCCAAACGACCAAGTTCCTCACATAACTTTCATGGCTGCCCCCGG
This genomic interval carries:
- a CDS encoding anon-23da protein, putative; the encoded protein is MDPAFHPPFSLPNLYQTLPFGTCCAIFILWAVHHILCQRYAPITITGPTRREEVGAHGETTEELVHKWCKSLKEGFTASWWLPNGHAQTIYSGLADFSMDDHVTYQRQLLRLPDGGTIGVDVYPPLTTELADDAPVIVVNHGLTGGSHESYVRNLVVWLTKPIAEGGLGGRAAVVNFRGCASTPLTSPHLYCSGNTIDNHTATTYLASLFPDAPLLGVGFSLGAAVMTRYLGEQGDKSRLRAAVVLYCPLELKAMSAKLDSAHLFPRLYSLTMARKILKSISPHLLPPSPLSSPSSPLHVNIPEILSLSSSVKYKWTLRASKVTELVVTKVGGSAPCFPFEGMDQFLEWACPSGWIGRIKRPTLAISALDDPIVSGDCLPYSAVRASSHMILAGVAQGGHLGSFDSPSPFGPDRHRRWHVRPTIEFLRGVIKDLPKSASEQKLGRVQVEEREDGWSWAGEVGWKLVGEEEECGWVGNGICESEMDGAGASV